In the genome of Zobellia nedashkovskayae, the window TACAAGCAGAGAAGATTAAATTAATTTACTTTTTTCGCCTGTTAACCATCCAGACACCCAACAAAATAACTAAACCACCAATAAGTTGGTAAGCGTTTAAAGATTCTCCGTCTAAAACGCCCCAAAAAATGGCGACTAGAGGAATTAAATAAGTAACCGATGCTGCAAAAACCGGACTAGACAATTGTATTAATTTGTTGAAAAATATATTGGCAATTGAGGTTCCTACAATGGCGAGTATCAAAAGATACCAAAGCGAAGATTGCATGGTTATATTCCCTTGAACTTCATTAAAAAAACCCGAGTAAATAACCAACACTAAAGCAGGCAAAAAAGCTATGGAAAAACTAGCTGTTGTGACTGCCAATGGGCTTAAATGATTTAAATGCTTCTTTATAATATTAATATTCAGGGCATACGCTAAAGCTGAAAGTAGGATGAAGATAGCATACCAATAATTTTGATTAGGATTAAAATCCATTCCGGCAACAACTAATGCAATTGTTCCTGCCAAACCAATAAAAACCCCTGCCACCTGCCTTTTAGTTATTAGAGCACCAAAAAGGAGCACGCCTACTAGCGTAGTTAATAAGGGTACCACAGAATTTAAAATAGAAGTCACACCACTATCAATCTGCGTTTGTGCAAGAGCGAACAGAAAAGGAGGAAAAAAGGAACTCAATAAACCTGCCCATGTAACCCATTTCCAATCCTTAATACTCAAAGTACGAATGCTTCTAAAGCCGAATAAAAAAAGAATAAGAGACGCGAATACAATTCGTAAACCACCCAATTGTATAGGTGTAAGCCCAACCAAAGCTTTCTTTATCAAGATAAACGAAGAGCCCCACACCAATGATAACAAAATCAGGTAAAGCCACTTTTTATTATAATCGTTCAAGGTCTTGTTGGGTTAAGGTTATTTGAAACCAAAAAGTAAAGGTGGGGATTTTTTAGAAAAATTGAATAAAACTATCACATCATATTTCTCACTAGTTTAAATCTTATTAAATTCATACATCGATAAAATAAAATTCAAGAACCTCAGCCTAATTTGATTTCAATCAGCTGTTTTAACCGTCACGGGAGTATTATCTTTGCAAAAAACATAACATGAAAAAAACAATCATATTAATGGTACTCGCTTTTGCCGCTTTAACCATTTCGTGTAATTCAAAAACAGACAGTACCCAAATGAAAACCGTTATGGCCGTACATGACGAAGTGATGCCAGAAATGGGTAAAATGGGTAAATTGGTAGGTGAGCTTAGTAGTAAAGAAGATAGTACCGCAGTTGGCCTAAAATACAAACAAGCACGTATGGACTTACAGGAAGCCCATAAATCCATGATGACCTGGATGCAAAATTTTGGCACTCGTTTTACTTCTGATGAAATTCTTAATGGCGCAGAACTGTCTGATGAGAAGCAGGTTTGGTTGAACGAAGAGCAAGTAAAAATTGAAGATTTACGCGAACACATCAACGGAAGCATTAAAACCGCTGAAGAACTATTGAAGAAATAAGTCATATCACGCAGTATACCGAAAAAACACAGCGTTAGCAGATAAATAGAAGCATTTGAGGCAGTTAACCCGTATTTTTACCTAGTACATTATTACAAAAGTCCTATTGCTATGAAGAACTTATTTTTAACGCTTACTACAGTTTTGGTTTTGGGTACCATTTCTATGAGCTCACAAGATACTGCTGTTGAACCTACCAAAATGGAACAGGTAATGGCATCTCATGACGTGGTTATGGATAAAATGCCTTTGATTTCTAAGCTTATAAATCAATTACAGACCAAAGCGAACGCTTCTTACGAAAAGAAAAAATACGAAGATGCTATCGCAGACCTTAAAAATGCGAACAAGTCTATGATGACCTGGATGGAGAGTTTTGGTAAGCGTTTTAACGCAGATGAAATGTTGAAAGGCAAAGAACTTACCCCTCAAAAACAAGAATGGATACTTGAAGAAGAAGAAAATGTTTCTCTATTGGACGAAGAAATAGACTTAAGTATTGACCAAGCAGAAGCTGTTTTGAATAATTAAAATAACACCTCTGCAAATAGACCTCGATTAAACTCTATTTCAAGAATCATCTTTCGCTTCCATCTCCATATCTGCAATATGTGCCACTGTTTTCACTAACCTATTATGTTTTTTAACGAACGGATTTGTTTTATCCCACACATAGCCAGCTAACACTGCGCAAATCTGCTCTTTTATTACAGGGTTTTCCGTACTGTGAAAGAAAATAGTCTGCAAGTTTCCGGTGTACCACTCCTTAACATATGTAGAAAATACATTTACGCCTTCTAACATATAATCTGTGTACTCTGTTTGCCAATCTACTTTTTCTCCTTTAAGCTCTTTAGTTATTAATTGGGAAGCCAAATAAGCAGACTCCACAGCAAAAGTTACTCCTGAAGAAAATACAGGATCTAAAAATTCTGCGCTGTTCCCAGTTAGCACATATCCTTTTCCACAAAGTTGCTTAACTGACTTGGCAATGTTCTTTATCATTCTAGGCTCAAACGTATAGTCTACGCCATCAAACCTATCAAAGTAATAACTTGAAAGCTTCATCATTTGCTGAAGTTTCTCCGTATTGGTTCCCTCAAAAGACTCTAAATATTCAGTCTTACCAACATAACCAATGCTCGTAGAGCCGTTAGAAAAAGGAATAACCCAAAGCCAAGTATCCGTATCAATTACATCAAAAGTAATTATGGTACCCTCTTCCCCTTCGGGTCTTTTAATATCTTCTACATGTGTAAATATGGAAGAATGTTTAGGTATTTCTGAAGGCTTCTCTAAATCCAACAATCTAGGCAATACCCTACCAAAACCACTGGAATCAACAATATACTTTGCATGAACGGTAGATTCATTTCCGTCTACATCCTTTATGGTCGTAACCGATGAGCCATCCTCAGAAAATTCTACTGCGGTTACCTCCTTTTCAAAAGCAATATCCACACCCCAAGATTGTAACTCATCGGTCAAGGCTTTATCAAAGTCGGCTCTAGGTACTTGCCATGTCCAATCCCAGCCATTTCCGTGCTTCTTACTAAAATCAAAATTACAGACTACCCCTTTATCGTTCATAAAACGGGCACCACCTTTCACTTCAAAATTCATAGCTTTAAGACAATCCAACAAACCCACTGCCTCAAAACTATCCATACAGCGCGGTATAAGACTTTCGCCTATTACAAAGCGAGGAAACTTGCTCTTCTCAACCACTTTTACTTTTAGCCCTTGTTTATGAAGGTATGCGGATGCAACAGACCCTGATGGACCTGCTCCAATAACCAAAACATCTACTTTCTCTTGCTGCATTTACTAGATTTAATGTTAACCTTCTACAAGTACCGACACTAATAAACTAAAGATACCTTGCTAAAAGAAGTGTATTGTCTGCTAAATTAAGACATTGATTCACTAATTATTATAAATTTGCAATCCAAAATCGCTAATTTTAGGTTCCCAAGTCTTATTTGAAGACGTCACTAAAATATTACAAATACCTCATAGAATCAACCATAGATGCCGAAAATAGAAGGAAAGTTAGGAATTGAAGAGTTTTATAGTATCATTTTCAAAGGAGAACCTTTATCAATTGATGACAAAGTAATCAAGACGGTAAAAGACAGTTTTGATTTCCTAAAGGAATTTTCAAAGAATAAAGTTATTTACGGAGTAAACACTGGTTTTGGCCCAATGGCTCAGTATAAAATCAAAGATTCTGAAACCATTCAGCTACAGTATAACTTAATTCGGAGCCATGCTTCAGGCACGGGCAACCCTATACCTCCCAAGTATGTGAAGGCAGCAATGTTAGCTCGTTTAAACACTTTAAGTCTTGGTAATTCCGGAGTTCATCCTTCGGCACTAGAAGTAATGACCTCTCTAATCAATGAAGACGTTACGCCTCTAATTTTTGAACATGGTGGTGTAGGTGCAAGTGGCGATTTAGTTCAACTGGCACATTTAGCCCTTGTTCTTATTGGTGAAGGTGAAGTTTTTTACAAAGGAGAAAGAAGACCTACCCAAGATGTTTTTAAAGAATTGAACATCACACCTATAAAGGTAGAATTGCGTGAAGGTCTTGGTCTAATAAACGGAACATCCGTAATGACCGGCATAGGAATCGTGAACGCCATTTATACGCGTAGGTTATTAGAATGGACTATCTGCTGCTCCTCTGCAATAAATGAAATTGTACAAGCTTACGACGATCATTTATCAGAAGAGCTTAACCATACGAAAAGACATAAAGGGCAACGCGAAATTGCACGAGCAATGCGAAGCCATTTAGAAGATAGCACGCTTACACGCAAAAGAGAACATCATTTATATGTTGATAATAATGGAGTTTCCGTTTTTGAGGAAAAAGTACAAGAGTACTATTCTATACGTTGTGTACCGCAAATCTTAGGACCAGTGTTGGATACTTTGCAAAATGTAGAAAAAACACTCATAGAAGAGGTGAATTCTGCCAATGACAACCCTATTGTTAACGTAGAAAAGAAGAATGTATATCATGGTGGTAATTTCCACGGGGACTATATTTCTTTAGAAATGGATAAGTTGAAACTTGTTGTTACCAAAATGACCATGTTGGCAGAAAGGCAACTTAATTATCTTTTAAATTCAAAACTGAACGATATCCTGCCTCCTTTTGTAAACTTAGGAACTCTAGGCCTCAACTTTGGTATGCAAGGGGTACAGTTTACGGCAACATCAACCACCGCCGAAAACCAAATGCTATCAAACCCAATGTATGTTCACAGTATTCCTAATAACAATGACAACCAAGATATTGTTAGTATGGGTACGAATGCCGCCAATATTACCAAGCAAGTAATTGAAAATGCTTTTGAAGTAATAGCTATTGAAATGATTACCGTAGTCCAAGCTATAGAATACTTAGACTTAAAAGACAAGGTTTCTTCTAAGACAAGAATGATGTACGACGCGGTTCGTAAAATAGTTCCCCCGTTTAAAGATGACACTATCATGTATCCTTATGTAAACGAGGTAAAAGACTATATTATTAACCATCAAAATAAAGAAGTAAAATGAAAAAGCTAGCATTTTTATTGGTACTTATCGTAAACACATTCACTCTTTGTGCACAAGAATATGCCTTGGTCAGAGAAGATGATAAATTTGGTTTTATAGACAAAACAGGCGCTTATGCAATTGAGCCACAGTTCGAAAAAGCAGGTAGCTTTTCAAACGGCTTAGCAGCGGTCTTGGAAGATGATTTCTGGGGATTTGTTGACACGAAAGGGGAATGGGCAATTAAACCTGACTATGACCGAGTAAAAATGTTCAATTCAGGTTATGCCTTGGTTTTAAAGGATGACCAGTGGAATTATATTGATACGACAGGTAAAAAACTTGAAACTCCAAACAGTGAAAAATATTATGATTTTGAAGATGGAGTCGCCCTTTTTCGCGCAGGAGATAAAGTTGGGCTTTTAGGAACCAGTGGCAAACTAGTATTAGAGCCTACTTATGACGTTATAAAAAAATTTAGAAACGGCCATGCTAAAGTGAATAATGGGGAATTATGGGGAATGATTGATGCCACCGGAAAAGTTATTATTCCTGTTGAATATGAAGAAGTAGGAAACACCTATAAAGATGCAGGCGTCTATGCAAAAAAGAATGGAACTTTTGGAATCGTACATAATGGAAGTTTTAATCCAATTGATAATGCCACCAAAGTGCATAACTTTTATGGAGATTCAAAACTAACCTATGCTTCTCGAGAGAAAAAAACAGGCTTTGTAAATAGCAATGGGGAATGGGTTCTTGAACCTAAATTTGATAAGGCCAGAGCTTTTTCTAATGGTTTAGCTCCTGTTGCGGAAGGCAAAAAGTGGGGTTACATCAACGAAAAAGGAGAAATGGTCATAGAACCTCAATTTCGTGATGCAGAAGTGTTTTCAGTAAGTGGTTTTGCTCCTGTAAAAGATAAAGCGTGGGGTTTCATAAACACTTCTGGCGAGGTCATCATTCCTATGGAATACGGTATTTCAGGTAATTTTGCTTTCTTAAAAGGTTCAGAAGAAAAAGGCTTTGTAAATGGTGTGGCTAGAGTAAAATCTAAAAAAGGTTGGGGCTTCTTTAATGAAAAAGGTGAATTATTAGGTGACAAATGGTTTCAGAATGCAGAGCCATTCGTATCTGTTAAATAAAATCATTTCTTTTTTTAACTACAAAATATCGCTAGCTTTAAGTAACAACTAGCGAACCTAACAACACGCTCCGTAGTTACGGAGTTTTGAAAACTTACAATTCTTAAATGGAAGAAAAGAAAGCGGAAAAACAAAAATATGCCTTGGTAACTGGGGGATCTAGAGGAATAGGCCGTGCAGTATGTGTACAACTAGCCAAGGACCTAGACTACCAAATTCTTATCAATTATAATAGTAATAAGGCAGCAGCAGAAGAAACGCTTAAGCTTGTAGAAGAAGCTGGCGGAAAGGGAGAATTAATGCCTTTTAACGTTACGGATGCCAATGCTGTAAAGGCCGCTTTAGAAAACTGGCAGGAAGCTCATGAAAATGATATTGTAGAGGTAATCGTTAACAATGCCGGAATTACGCAGGACGGTATGTTCATGTGGATGAAATACGAAGACTGGTCCAAAGTTATAGATACTAGCCTTCATGGCTTCTTTAATGTAACCAATGCCCTTATTCAAAAACTTTTGGTCAATAAATATGGTCGTATCATTAATATGGTTTCCGTTTCAGGCCTTAAGGGCACACCTGGCCAGACCAACTATTCAGCGGCTAAAGGAGCGGTTATTGGTGCAACAAAAGCACTTGCACAAGAAATTGCAAAAAGAAACGTTACAGTAAATGCTGTTGCACCTGGTTTTATCAGAACCGATATGACAAACGACCTTGATGAAAAGGAATTAAAACGAATGATTCCTGCAAACAGGTTTGGAGAAGCAGAAGAAGTAGCACATGTTGTATCTTTTCTAGCATCAAAAAAATCGGGTTATATTACTGGTGAAGTCATCAATATAAATGGCGGTATTTATTCTTAAAAATTACAAAAGGGGCAATGAGAAGAGTAGTAATTACAGGTATGGGTATATATTCTTGTATAGGCAAAAACCTAGACGAGGTTAAGACATCCCTGTACGAAGGAAAATCAGGTATCGTTAATGACCAAGAACGTCTTGATTTTGGCTATCGCTCTGGGCTCACAGGAATGGTAGATGAACCTGAACTGAAGAAACTATTATCAAGAAGACAACGCCTTAGTCTTGGCGAAGAAGGCCGGTATGCCTATATGGCTACAATTGAAGCTTTAAAGAATGCCAAGATCGAAGACAGTTTTTTTGACGAGAACGAAGTTGGTGTAATTTACGGCAACGATAGCACTGCAAGATCAGTTGTAGAATCTACAGATATATTAAGAGAAAAAAAGGATACCACGCTGGTAGGCTCAGGAGCTATTTTTAAAGCAATGAACTCTACCATAACCATGAACCTTTCCACTATATTCAGGCTAAGGGGTGTTAATTTTACAATTAGTGCCGCATGCGCAAGTGGATCTCACTCCATTGGTATGGGTTACCATCTTATAAAAAGCGGTCTTCAAGATTGCATCATAACGGGTGGAGCACAAGAAATAAATAAATTGGCCATGGGTAGTTTTGATGGTCTTGGGGTATTTGCCACTGTAGATGGTGATCCTTCAAAAGCATCAAGACCTTTTGATCAAGCTAGAAATGGATTAGTACCCAGCGGTGGCGGAGCCACTCTAATTTTAGAAAGTTACGAGTCCGCAGTTAAAAGGGGTGCACCAATTTTAGGTGAAATTATAGGATATGGTTTTTCATCAAATGGAGGACATATATCCACACCAAATGTTGACGGACCTTCAAGAGCTATGCGTAATGCATTACATGATGCAAATATTGATGCTTCGGTTATAGATTACGTAAATGCTCATGCAACATCTACTCCAGTGGGCGACAGCAATGAAGCAAAGGCCATTTATGAAGTCTTTGGCGAGAGTAATACTCCGGTTAGCTCTACCAAATCTATGACGGGCCATGAATGTTGGATGGCAGGCGCAAGTGAGGTTATTTACGGTATGATTATGATGCAGAATTCGTTTGTTGCTCCTAACATCAATCTTGAAAATGTTGATGAGGATGCAGCGAAATTAAACATAGTTAAGGAAACGTTAAATAAAAAAATTGACGTATTTTTGTCGAATTCATTCGGATTTGGTGGTACAAATTCCGCTTTGATATTAAAAAAATGCTAGAGAAAGATGGTGATGACCAAAGAAGATATAATTCAAAAAATAGATGATTTCCTGATCGACGAATTTGAAGTTGAGGAAGATGATATCGCTGCTGATGCTAATCTTAAAGACACTCTAGGTCTAGATAGTTTGGACTTCGTTGATCTTGTAGTGGCTGTAGAAAGCAATTTTGGTGTAAAATTAGTGGGTGAAGACTTTGTAAACGTTACCACGCTACAGAATTTTTACGACCTTATTGAGCGAAAACTTCACTGATATCTCCCAGACAAAACCCAAAAATGGCAACAGAATGGGAAGGTAAATCCAAAGGCACCGTTTTAGGATATAGAATCTATATTTTCTTTATCAAAAAACTAGGACTAGGCGCTTCTTATGCACTCCTTCATTTCGTAGTTCTTTACTACTGTATTTTTTCAGTGGCGAGCACAAGAGCTATTTTCTACTATTTTCATAAAAGACTAAGACAATCTACTTTAAAAAGTCTTTTCAATGTATACCGAAACTATTATGTTTTTGGTCAAACTATAATTGACAAGGCCGCTATATCAGCAGGACTTAGAGATAGGTTTACCTACGATTTTGATGGAATAGATAAGATTGAAGACCTACTTTCTCAAAAAAAAGGTGGTATCCTTTTAAGTGCGCATATTGGGAACTTTGAAGTAGCACAACATTTTCTACAAGACGTTAATGCTTTTTCTTCTATCAATTTAGTTACTTGGGACCGTGAACACGAAGAAATCAAAGCCTATTTAGATAGTGTTACGTCAAAATCTAACATCAAGCTCATTTTAATTAAAGAAGATATGTCTCATATCTTTGAAATACATACGGCCTTAACTAATGGAGAACTCGTTTGCTTTACAGGTGACCGCTATATTGAAGGTACAAAATTCTTAGAGCAGCAGTTTTTGGGTGCTACTGCCAAATTCCCAATGGGGCCCTACCTATTGGCCTCTCGCCTAAAAGTTCCTGTCTTGTTCGTTTACGTGATGAAGGAATCCAAAAAACATTATCATTTATACGCACGAACTGCCGAAGTAAAACGCGGTGATGCCCAAGGTCTACTAGAAAAATATACCGACAACCTGGAATGGATCATCGAAAAATATCCGTTGCAATGGTTTAATTATTTTGATTTTTGGGAAGATAAAGCAAATAAGTAAGATATTTGAACTATCCCTAAAGTGCCAGCGAATTGTTAATTTGTTCAACGGCCGTATCATAACCTGAAGCAAATGAAAGAAGTACTCGTTGTTTATTACTCTCAAACAGGACAATTACGTACAATTATAGATTCTGTACTATCCCCATTAGACCAAGAATCCGTTAACATTACCTATCATCAAATTATTCCTGACGAACCCTATGAGTTTCCATGGAAAAAAGAAAGATTCTTTGATGTTTTCCCAGAATCCTTCCTTCAAATTCCTACGGCAATCAACAAACCAGATGCTTCGGTATTGTCTAAAAAATATGACTTGGTGATATTAGGGCATCAAGTTTGGTATCTAACTCCTTCCATCCCCCTAAATTCATTTTTAAAATCGGAAGAAGCCAAAACAATACTGAACGATACTCCGGTAATTACAGTAATCGGTGTTCGTAACATGTGGGCCATGTCTCAAGAAAAGGTAAAAAAAATGCTCATCGGCTTAAATGCAAAACTTGTAGGTAATATTGCTTTAGTGGATAAAAACATTAATCATGTTAGTGTAATAACTATTGTACATTGGATGTTAAAAGGAAAGAAAGACCGCAAGTGGGGTATTTTTCCAAAACCTGGTGTCTCCGACAACACCATAGCATCCGCAGATAAATTTGGTCATCCAATCAAGGAAGCCCTTATGGTTTCTGACTTTTCTACCTTACAAGAAAAACTGAACGATTTAGATGCATCAAAAATCAGTAACGTACTGGTTCAGATGGACAAACGTGGCAACATGCTATTCTCTAAATGGGCAAACCTCATCAAGAAGAAGGGAGACCAAGGAGACCCTGCCCGAAAAAAATGGCTACGTTTATTCAACTATTACCTGATATTTGCCATTTGGTTAATCGCACCTATAGTTTTTATCGTATTTTTGCTGACTTATATCCCTATGTACAGAAAGATTCAAA includes:
- a CDS encoding DMT family transporter, with amino-acid sequence MNDYNKKWLYLILLSLVWGSSFILIKKALVGLTPIQLGGLRIVFASLILFLFGFRSIRTLSIKDWKWVTWAGLLSSFFPPFLFALAQTQIDSGVTSILNSVVPLLTTLVGVLLFGALITKRQVAGVFIGLAGTIALVVAGMDFNPNQNYWYAIFILLSALAYALNINIIKKHLNHLSPLAVTTASFSIAFLPALVLVIYSGFFNEVQGNITMQSSLWYLLILAIVGTSIANIFFNKLIQLSSPVFAASVTYLIPLVAIFWGVLDGESLNAYQLIGGLVILLGVWMVNRRKK
- a CDS encoding NAD(P)/FAD-dependent oxidoreductase, translated to MQQEKVDVLVIGAGPSGSVASAYLHKQGLKVKVVEKSKFPRFVIGESLIPRCMDSFEAVGLLDCLKAMNFEVKGGARFMNDKGVVCNFDFSKKHGNGWDWTWQVPRADFDKALTDELQSWGVDIAFEKEVTAVEFSEDGSSVTTIKDVDGNESTVHAKYIVDSSGFGRVLPRLLDLEKPSEIPKHSSIFTHVEDIKRPEGEEGTIITFDVIDTDTWLWVIPFSNGSTSIGYVGKTEYLESFEGTNTEKLQQMMKLSSYYFDRFDGVDYTFEPRMIKNIAKSVKQLCGKGYVLTGNSAEFLDPVFSSGVTFAVESAYLASQLITKELKGEKVDWQTEYTDYMLEGVNVFSTYVKEWYTGNLQTIFFHSTENPVIKEQICAVLAGYVWDKTNPFVKKHNRLVKTVAHIADMEMEAKDDS
- a CDS encoding HAL/PAL/TAL family ammonia-lyase, which codes for MPKIEGKLGIEEFYSIIFKGEPLSIDDKVIKTVKDSFDFLKEFSKNKVIYGVNTGFGPMAQYKIKDSETIQLQYNLIRSHASGTGNPIPPKYVKAAMLARLNTLSLGNSGVHPSALEVMTSLINEDVTPLIFEHGGVGASGDLVQLAHLALVLIGEGEVFYKGERRPTQDVFKELNITPIKVELREGLGLINGTSVMTGIGIVNAIYTRRLLEWTICCSSAINEIVQAYDDHLSEELNHTKRHKGQREIARAMRSHLEDSTLTRKREHHLYVDNNGVSVFEEKVQEYYSIRCVPQILGPVLDTLQNVEKTLIEEVNSANDNPIVNVEKKNVYHGGNFHGDYISLEMDKLKLVVTKMTMLAERQLNYLLNSKLNDILPPFVNLGTLGLNFGMQGVQFTATSTTAENQMLSNPMYVHSIPNNNDNQDIVSMGTNAANITKQVIENAFEVIAIEMITVVQAIEYLDLKDKVSSKTRMMYDAVRKIVPPFKDDTIMYPYVNEVKDYIINHQNKEVK
- a CDS encoding WG repeat-containing protein produces the protein MKKLAFLLVLIVNTFTLCAQEYALVREDDKFGFIDKTGAYAIEPQFEKAGSFSNGLAAVLEDDFWGFVDTKGEWAIKPDYDRVKMFNSGYALVLKDDQWNYIDTTGKKLETPNSEKYYDFEDGVALFRAGDKVGLLGTSGKLVLEPTYDVIKKFRNGHAKVNNGELWGMIDATGKVIIPVEYEEVGNTYKDAGVYAKKNGTFGIVHNGSFNPIDNATKVHNFYGDSKLTYASREKKTGFVNSNGEWVLEPKFDKARAFSNGLAPVAEGKKWGYINEKGEMVIEPQFRDAEVFSVSGFAPVKDKAWGFINTSGEVIIPMEYGISGNFAFLKGSEEKGFVNGVARVKSKKGWGFFNEKGELLGDKWFQNAEPFVSVK
- the fabG gene encoding 3-oxoacyl-ACP reductase FabG, which translates into the protein MEEKKAEKQKYALVTGGSRGIGRAVCVQLAKDLDYQILINYNSNKAAAEETLKLVEEAGGKGELMPFNVTDANAVKAALENWQEAHENDIVEVIVNNAGITQDGMFMWMKYEDWSKVIDTSLHGFFNVTNALIQKLLVNKYGRIINMVSVSGLKGTPGQTNYSAAKGAVIGATKALAQEIAKRNVTVNAVAPGFIRTDMTNDLDEKELKRMIPANRFGEAEEVAHVVSFLASKKSGYITGEVININGGIYS
- a CDS encoding beta-ketoacyl-[acyl-carrier-protein] synthase family protein, producing the protein MRRVVITGMGIYSCIGKNLDEVKTSLYEGKSGIVNDQERLDFGYRSGLTGMVDEPELKKLLSRRQRLSLGEEGRYAYMATIEALKNAKIEDSFFDENEVGVIYGNDSTARSVVESTDILREKKDTTLVGSGAIFKAMNSTITMNLSTIFRLRGVNFTISAACASGSHSIGMGYHLIKSGLQDCIITGGAQEINKLAMGSFDGLGVFATVDGDPSKASRPFDQARNGLVPSGGGATLILESYESAVKRGAPILGEIIGYGFSSNGGHISTPNVDGPSRAMRNALHDANIDASVIDYVNAHATSTPVGDSNEAKAIYEVFGESNTPVSSTKSMTGHECWMAGASEVIYGMIMMQNSFVAPNINLENVDEDAAKLNIVKETLNKKIDVFLSNSFGFGGTNSALILKKC
- a CDS encoding acyl carrier protein, encoding MTKEDIIQKIDDFLIDEFEVEEDDIAADANLKDTLGLDSLDFVDLVVAVESNFGVKLVGEDFVNVTTLQNFYDLIERKLH
- a CDS encoding LpxL/LpxP family acyltransferase, translated to MATEWEGKSKGTVLGYRIYIFFIKKLGLGASYALLHFVVLYYCIFSVASTRAIFYYFHKRLRQSTLKSLFNVYRNYYVFGQTIIDKAAISAGLRDRFTYDFDGIDKIEDLLSQKKGGILLSAHIGNFEVAQHFLQDVNAFSSINLVTWDREHEEIKAYLDSVTSKSNIKLILIKEDMSHIFEIHTALTNGELVCFTGDRYIEGTKFLEQQFLGATAKFPMGPYLLASRLKVPVLFVYVMKESKKHYHLYARTAEVKRGDAQGLLEKYTDNLEWIIEKYPLQWFNYFDFWEDKANK
- a CDS encoding dialkylrecorsinol condensing enzyme DarA; this translates as MKEVLVVYYSQTGQLRTIIDSVLSPLDQESVNITYHQIIPDEPYEFPWKKERFFDVFPESFLQIPTAINKPDASVLSKKYDLVILGHQVWYLTPSIPLNSFLKSEEAKTILNDTPVITVIGVRNMWAMSQEKVKKMLIGLNAKLVGNIALVDKNINHVSVITIVHWMLKGKKDRKWGIFPKPGVSDNTIASADKFGHPIKEALMVSDFSTLQEKLNDLDASKISNVLVQMDKRGNMLFSKWANLIKKKGDQGDPARKKWLRLFNYYLIFAIWLIAPIVFIVFLLTYIPMYRKIQRENKYYASVAYKE